Proteins encoded together in one Bacteroidales bacterium window:
- a CDS encoding DNA-formamidopyrimidine glycosylase family protein, which produces MPEGPTVVILKEEVQPFAGKTVIEAAGNSKIPLGTIQGQTIRQFKSWGKHFLICFNGFALRVHFLMWGSYRINVERQLAPRLKLVFENGFVCFYSCAIRFIDRDPETIYDFSSDVMSDTWDTEKARAKVTTHHESLVCDVLLDQEIFSGVGNIIKNEVLYRIKVHPESQTGKIPSNKIDELVKEARNYSFDFYEWKKKFELKKHWLAHNRKVCVRCNLPLVRRHTGLKNRRSFFCGNCQVLY; this is translated from the coding sequence ATGCCTGAGGGCCCGACTGTTGTCATACTTAAGGAAGAAGTGCAGCCGTTTGCCGGGAAGACGGTTATTGAAGCTGCAGGTAATTCTAAAATACCGTTGGGAACGATTCAGGGTCAGACAATCAGGCAATTTAAAAGTTGGGGTAAGCACTTCCTGATCTGTTTTAACGGTTTTGCGCTCCGGGTTCATTTCCTGATGTGGGGATCTTACAGGATTAATGTGGAAAGACAACTTGCCCCCAGGTTAAAACTTGTATTTGAAAACGGCTTTGTTTGCTTTTATTCATGCGCTATCCGCTTCATTGACCGGGATCCTGAGACAATTTATGATTTTTCCTCCGATGTGATGAGTGATACATGGGATACGGAAAAAGCCAGGGCAAAAGTCACAACCCATCATGAATCCCTTGTCTGTGACGTCCTTCTTGACCAGGAAATATTTTCAGGAGTAGGAAATATAATTAAAAACGAGGTTTTGTACAGGATAAAAGTTCATCCGGAATCGCAAACAGGAAAAATCCCGTCAAATAAAATTGATGAACTGGTTAAGGAAGCAAGAAACTATAGTTTTGATTTTTACGAATGGAAAAAAAAGTTCGAATTGAAAAAGCACTGGCTTGCGCACAACAGGAAGGTTTGTGTCCGTTGTAACCTGCCTCTTGTAAGAAGGCACACAGGATTAAAAAACAGGAGGAGTTTCTTTTGCGGAAATTGCCAGGTATTATATTAA
- a CDS encoding MlaD family protein, with the protein MNNKSESYMLRLGAFILVGLILFVVAIFLIGRQKNIFNPVYRLSTTFRNVSGLEVGNNVRFSGINIGSIGNIVIVNDTTVQVDMVLKKNLQPFIKTDCLVTIGSEGIIGDRILTINQGSSDSPFARNGYVLASAEPIETDAIISSLSVTADNFKIISGQLAEIMVRINNGEGTLGRLIQDSVISQNLSDMVVNLKKSTKGLNENMEAAKRNILLRGYFNKKERQAKRDSIQEERAKKKEEK; encoded by the coding sequence ATGAACAATAAATCAGAATCTTATATGCTAAGGCTGGGTGCTTTTATTCTGGTTGGACTGATCCTTTTTGTCGTTGCCATCTTTCTGATCGGAAGACAAAAGAATATTTTCAATCCGGTTTACAGGCTTTCCACCACGTTTCGTAATGTAAGCGGCCTCGAAGTAGGCAACAATGTGAGGTTTTCCGGAATCAATATAGGATCAATAGGAAATATTGTAATCGTCAACGATACAACAGTCCAGGTGGATATGGTCCTTAAAAAAAACCTTCAGCCTTTTATAAAAACCGATTGCCTTGTAACGATTGGATCCGAAGGAATAATCGGAGACAGGATCCTTACAATTAACCAGGGGAGTTCGGATTCTCCGTTCGCAAGGAATGGATACGTGCTGGCATCCGCTGAGCCCATTGAAACTGACGCCATAATATCCAGTTTATCAGTGACTGCAGATAACTTTAAAATCATTTCAGGGCAACTTGCTGAAATTATGGTTCGCATAAATAACGGTGAAGGAACCCTTGGAAGGCTAATACAGGATTCTGTCATTTCTCAGAATCTGAGTGATATGGTAGTAAATCTTAAAAAGAGTACAAAAGGCCTCAATGAAAACATGGAGGCCGCCAAACGAAATATACTCCTGAGAGGATACTTTAACAAGAAAGAAAGACAGGCTAAGCGAGACAGTATACAGGAGGAAAGAGCCAAAAAGAAAGAGGAAAAATAG
- a CDS encoding ATP-binding cassette domain-containing protein: protein MNQSVINIKNLRIGFDHQEILKDITLRLNDGENLVVMGKSGCGKSVLIKCIIGLLVPDGGIIEVFGQDVATLGDDELAEVRKKIGFLFQGGALYDSMTVKENLEFHLRRIQKNLDDGEVDEKINSALENVGLKGTHDKMPSELSGGMRKRVSLARTIVVEPRIMLYDEPTTGLDPATTDEISQLINDVKEKYKTSSMIITHDISCARKTADRVIMLNQGKVYSEGDFALFENSTDDFIKSFFK from the coding sequence ATGAATCAATCAGTTATAAATATTAAGAATCTGAGGATCGGTTTTGATCACCAGGAAATCCTTAAGGATATTACGCTTCGGTTGAATGACGGAGAGAATCTTGTTGTAATGGGAAAGTCAGGTTGCGGTAAATCCGTTCTCATAAAATGTATCATAGGTTTACTCGTTCCGGATGGAGGAATTATTGAGGTTTTCGGTCAGGATGTCGCAACACTGGGTGATGATGAACTGGCTGAAGTGCGCAAAAAAATCGGCTTCTTATTCCAGGGAGGTGCCTTGTACGATTCAATGACTGTAAAAGAAAATCTTGAATTTCATCTGAGACGCATCCAAAAGAACCTGGATGATGGTGAAGTGGATGAAAAGATAAATTCAGCACTTGAAAATGTTGGTCTGAAAGGGACGCATGATAAAATGCCTTCTGAATTATCAGGGGGAATGAGAAAACGGGTAAGCCTTGCACGCACAATTGTAGTGGAGCCACGAATAATGCTTTATGATGAGCCGACTACCGGATTGGACCCCGCCACAACAGATGAAATCAGCCAGCTTATCAATGATGTGAAAGAAAAATATAAAACTTCATCCATGATCATTACACATGATATTTCATGTGCCCGCAAAACGGCTGACAGGGTTATTATGCTCAACCAGGGCAAGGTATACAGCGAAGGTGACTTTGCACTATTTGAAAATTCGACAGATGACTTTATAAAATCATTTTTTAAATAA
- a CDS encoding ABC transporter permease: MKKSLKVNSLQMEGFLLQIGNVAAFTGQVLKETFSFGFEFREFMRQCYKIGNKSLPLVGITGFIMGMVLTIQSRPALDEFGAVSMLPGMVAVSIIREIGPVITALIFAGKIGSGMGAELGSMRVSEQIDAMEVSSINPVRYLVVTRVLACMLMLPLLVVFADAFALAGSWIGINLKGSVSLILFISRAFGSVDFYDFFPALVKSFVFGWVIGLTGCYKGFTVTGGTENVGVAANSAVVAASLLVIVVDLIAVQITDIIQ; encoded by the coding sequence ATGAAAAAGTCGTTAAAAGTCAACTCTTTGCAAATGGAGGGCTTCCTTTTACAAATAGGAAATGTGGCTGCATTCACCGGCCAGGTTCTTAAAGAAACGTTTTCATTTGGTTTTGAATTCAGGGAGTTTATGCGCCAGTGTTACAAAATTGGCAATAAATCGCTTCCCCTGGTTGGTATAACCGGATTCATTATGGGAATGGTACTGACTATACAGTCAAGACCTGCCCTGGATGAATTCGGAGCGGTTAGCATGCTTCCGGGAATGGTAGCCGTTTCAATAATCCGCGAAATAGGTCCTGTAATTACAGCCCTGATTTTTGCCGGAAAAATCGGATCAGGAATGGGCGCCGAGTTAGGATCGATGAGGGTTTCAGAACAAATTGATGCCATGGAAGTTTCATCAATAAATCCAGTGAGATATCTTGTGGTTACCCGTGTTTTAGCCTGTATGTTAATGCTTCCCCTTTTGGTTGTCTTTGCTGATGCCTTTGCGCTTGCCGGAAGCTGGATAGGTATCAATTTGAAAGGTAGTGTCAGTCTCATCCTCTTTATTTCAAGAGCCTTCGGATCTGTTGATTTTTACGATTTTTTCCCTGCACTTGTAAAAAGCTTTGTTTTTGGATGGGTTATCGGATTAACCGGATGTTATAAAGGATTCACTGTAACAGGAGGAACCGAAAACGTTGGGGTAGCAGCCAATAGCGCTGTAGTAGCCGCCTCTCTTCTTGTAATTGTTGTGGACCTGATTGCTGTTCAAATTACGGATATTATTCAATGA
- a CDS encoding dicarboxylate/amino acid:cation symporter yields MKKRFSLPLQIATAIVLAVILGSVFPSLSPYISWIGTLFLKALKMIVAPLVLVSIICGMTKLQGGKDFGRLGVKTLAWYIATSLIAIITGLILVNLIKPGVGTTLNLKAHIAGLSVQTASIWDSLMRIVPDNMFRALVETEMLAIIFIAMLFGYFITVLEDQHKKTLTSFFEAANELVMKVTGLIISFSPLGIFGIVIKIVAEQPNLGELIYRLGLYMFVVIAGLIIHSVIILPLILKLSSGISPLRHAKAMVTPLLTAFSTSSSNAALPLSMDAMEKNAGVSVKLTSFTLPLGTTINMNGTALYEIVAALFIAQAYGINLTVGQQVITVFTALMAAVGAAGVPMAGMVTMGMVLTAVGLPMEGIGLILAVDRILDMFRTAVNVWGDTTVCAIIAKSEGEKIYT; encoded by the coding sequence ATGAAAAAGCGATTCAGCCTGCCTTTACAAATAGCGACTGCGATAGTACTGGCCGTCATTCTGGGGTCGGTGTTCCCTTCCCTTTCACCATACATCTCATGGATAGGAACATTATTCCTCAAAGCGCTTAAAATGATTGTTGCCCCGCTGGTGCTTGTTTCCATAATATGCGGAATGACGAAACTCCAGGGTGGCAAAGATTTTGGCCGTCTTGGTGTTAAAACATTAGCGTGGTATATAGCCACCAGCCTGATAGCCATTATTACCGGTCTCATACTTGTAAACCTCATTAAGCCGGGTGTGGGAACAACGTTAAATTTAAAGGCACATATTGCAGGATTATCTGTTCAAACCGCATCCATCTGGGACAGTCTGATGCGGATTGTGCCTGATAATATGTTCAGGGCACTTGTTGAAACTGAAATGCTGGCTATCATTTTTATAGCTATGTTATTCGGATATTTCATCACAGTTCTTGAAGATCAGCATAAAAAGACTCTCACCTCCTTTTTTGAAGCAGCCAACGAGCTTGTCATGAAAGTGACTGGTCTGATAATTTCTTTTTCACCGCTGGGAATCTTCGGAATTGTGATTAAGATAGTTGCGGAACAGCCGAACCTGGGAGAGCTTATATACCGGCTGGGGTTATACATGTTTGTTGTTATTGCAGGCCTGATTATTCATTCGGTGATTATCCTTCCGCTTATCCTTAAATTGTCGTCCGGAATAAGTCCGTTACGTCATGCAAAGGCCATGGTGACTCCTTTGCTTACTGCATTTTCTACATCTTCTTCCAATGCTGCCCTTCCCCTTTCGATGGATGCCATGGAAAAAAATGCTGGTGTATCGGTAAAACTGACAAGCTTCACACTGCCGCTTGGAACTACAATAAATATGAACGGTACTGCTTTATATGAAATAGTAGCCGCCCTATTCATTGCACAGGCTTATGGAATAAATCTGACTGTAGGACAGCAGGTAATCACAGTATTCACTGCCTTAATGGCCGCTGTAGGAGCCGCCGGAGTACCCATGGCAGGAATGGTTACAATGGGTATGGTTCTAACAGCTGTAGGATTACCCATGGAAGGAATAGGACTGATACTGGCAGTAGACAGAATACTGGATATGTTCAGAACAGCGGTGAATGTATGGGGTGATACAACAGTATGTGCAATCATTGCAAAATCGGAGGGTGAAAAGATATATACTTAA
- a CDS encoding helix-turn-helix domain-containing protein: MKNKERLIRKMKNAVEDLQPYSYEEFREKLPALVDRSYSFGLLDTIFTKRTGKSLKDYFNQRKLEKASELIEQYHLTALEVAYQLGFKSISAMIKTITDLHRSISTDIIANLQRQFGSMLPAM; this comes from the coding sequence ATGAAAAATAAAGAAAGACTTATCCGTAAAATGAAAAATGCTGTTGAGGATCTTCAGCCATATTCATATGAGGAGTTCCGGGAAAAACTTCCGGCACTTGTCGATCGTTCTTACAGTTTTGGCCTCCTCGATACAATTTTCACAAAAAGAACCGGCAAATCGTTAAAGGATTATTTTAACCAGAGAAAACTGGAAAAAGCAAGTGAACTCATAGAACAGTATCATCTGACGGCATTGGAAGTTGCCTACCAGCTTGGCTTTAAAAGTATTTCAGCAATGATTAAAACAATAACCGATCTGCACCGATCCATTAGCACAGATATCATCGCCAATCTTCAAAGACAATTCGGATCAATGCTCCCGGCTATGTGA
- a CDS encoding cytochrome c3 family protein codes for MKISPALVSLACFFILQCTIYGQSDTGQAKQLNDSGQATLALKDSAQAQDLSKWNSYTSHDVRAGERIFHGFVSSQLNTVNCASCHNVQAIDTFNWNPSAFELGLKYQERGFNSFKSAIMEPTGQVMSRIHQNLNLTDEQIHQVKSYLTDLAIKGQEPLKPLKTNRILFFLLIFVFILAFVDLAFTHIIKLRLLHFAIMGISLLLITRYLVISAIDVGRSQDYQPDQPIKFSHAVHAGQNQTSCLYCHFNAERSKFAGIPPANVCTNCHVLVKEGARSGKFEIAKIYDALEKNEPIKWVKIHNLPDFVFFSHSQHVVAGKIDCIQCHGDVTKMDQVAQVKDLSMGWCINCHRTTKVQFDNKFYGKYAELHKMLREGKITGVTEEQIGGTDCMKCHY; via the coding sequence ATGAAAATTTCACCTGCCCTCGTTTCATTAGCGTGTTTTTTCATTCTACAGTGTACAATCTATGGACAAAGCGATACGGGCCAGGCGAAACAGCTGAATGATTCAGGACAGGCTACCCTTGCTTTAAAAGATTCAGCCCAGGCCCAGGATCTTAGTAAATGGAATTCCTATACGAGCCATGACGTCAGGGCAGGTGAAAGAATTTTTCACGGCTTTGTTTCTTCCCAGTTGAACACTGTCAATTGTGCGTCCTGTCATAATGTCCAGGCAATTGATACGTTTAACTGGAATCCTTCGGCATTTGAACTCGGACTAAAGTATCAAGAAAGAGGTTTTAATTCATTTAAATCAGCTATAATGGAGCCGACGGGGCAGGTAATGTCCCGTATTCATCAGAATCTTAATCTTACCGATGAACAGATCCACCAGGTTAAAAGTTACCTCACTGACCTGGCCATCAAAGGTCAGGAACCTTTAAAACCACTTAAAACCAACCGGATCCTTTTCTTTTTATTGATTTTTGTCTTCATACTGGCATTTGTTGACCTCGCTTTTACCCACATTATAAAGCTAAGGCTGCTTCATTTTGCCATAATGGGTATTTCACTGCTGCTGATCACACGATATCTTGTTATTTCAGCAATCGATGTCGGAAGATCACAGGATTATCAGCCTGACCAACCTATCAAATTTTCACATGCCGTACATGCCGGACAAAACCAGACAAGTTGTCTTTATTGCCATTTCAATGCCGAACGAAGCAAATTTGCAGGAATTCCTCCGGCAAATGTTTGTACTAACTGCCATGTGCTTGTTAAGGAAGGCGCAAGGAGCGGCAAATTTGAAATTGCGAAGATTTATGATGCACTCGAAAAAAATGAACCCATAAAATGGGTCAAAATCCATAACCTGCCTGATTTTGTATTTTTCAGTCATTCACAACATGTGGTGGCAGGAAAAATCGATTGCATCCAGTGCCATGGCGATGTGACCAAAATGGACCAGGTAGCGCAGGTAAAAGATCTTTCAATGGGATGGTGCATTAATTGCCACAGGACAACGAAAGTTCAGTTCGACAACAAGTTTTACGGAAAGTACGCGGAATTGCATAAAATGCTAAGAGAAGGAAAAATTACCGGTGTCACCGAAGAACAGATCGGTGGTACTGATTGTATGAAATGTCACTATTAA
- a CDS encoding TAT-variant-translocated molybdopterin oxidoreductase: MKKYWRSLEEVVSGPVNEQEEYIESADKENILSSMLEGIPFKQNASRRDFIKLMSYSVTSAALLAACQKPVQHAIPFLIQPSDVTPGIASHFASTFFDGSEFCPVVVKVRDGRPIKLEGNKQYSWANGGTSPRVQASVLSLYDNARLKGPSYKGKPITWNKLDSEVIAKLTKINQEGKEIVFLASSIYSPSTRNVIENFSKAFSQTRVVYYDGISYSGILDAYREVTGIEGIPYPLFEKADVIVNFGADFLGTWLMPTEFALSYVKRRKVEKEKTNMSRHIQLEPNMSLTGSNADERIQIKPSDEPAIMVRLYNLIASKAGGEPIPVQNANSDLPLEKIAAELLSAKGKSIVLSGSNDITVQKIVIAINRLLGNFGNTLVTDRPILIKKGSDKQLFDLVGRMQDGRVGAVLFYNTNPVYDYYDQGAFVKAMEKTELKISFNSFPDETSNHCDYVCPDYHFLESWNDFEPRKGIYSVSQPTIYHIFDTRQVQDSLLTWMSAPESYADFLRNNWKNNLYPQIKTESDFETFWVKLLQNGCFETNTGSESAVPFNADMRNVTVQESTTKFELQLVVPVPVSSPYHSNNPWLQELPDPITRVTWDNYASVSPKLAEEKGIETGDILKIGDLEIPALVQPGQKFEVVSIGLNYGRKNAGKVAENVGVNVYPYLARSKDDTIQYYREIPEPLKTGKKEVLAQSQTHHTLEGRNIVRETTLAEYKNKPNAGNEMHEEFEKMHHTLYPDREYTNFHWGMGVDLNSCIGCGACTIACQAENNVAVVGKEQVIKRRIMHWIRIDRYYLGAPEAPSVVYQPMTCQHCDNAPCENVCPVAATTHSNEGLNQMAYARCVGTRYCINNCPYKVRRFNWFRFTDNPKFDYNQASELGKLVLNPDVIVRERGVVEKCTFCVQRIQEKKLAAKLENRTLQDGEVIPACVQACPVDALSFGDLNDKHSNIFKLYTNERNYHVLEELHTLPKIGYLTKVRNTEA; this comes from the coding sequence ATGAAAAAATACTGGCGCAGCCTCGAGGAAGTTGTATCAGGACCTGTTAATGAACAGGAAGAATATATTGAGTCAGCTGATAAGGAGAATATTCTTTCTTCCATGCTTGAAGGCATTCCGTTTAAGCAGAATGCCTCACGCAGGGATTTTATCAAGCTGATGAGTTACAGTGTTACATCAGCTGCTTTGCTGGCTGCGTGCCAAAAGCCTGTTCAACACGCGATCCCTTTCCTTATTCAGCCCAGTGATGTTACTCCGGGTATAGCCTCCCATTTCGCTTCAACCTTTTTTGACGGATCAGAATTCTGCCCTGTTGTGGTTAAAGTAAGAGACGGACGACCCATCAAACTCGAAGGAAATAAACAATATTCATGGGCCAATGGAGGAACATCGCCCAGGGTACAGGCTTCCGTATTAAGCTTATATGATAATGCCCGGTTAAAGGGGCCGTCATATAAAGGCAAACCCATAACCTGGAATAAGCTTGACAGTGAGGTAATTGCAAAACTTACAAAGATTAACCAGGAAGGTAAAGAAATCGTATTTCTGGCTTCTAGTATATACAGTCCGTCTACACGAAACGTTATTGAAAATTTCAGTAAAGCATTTTCTCAAACCCGGGTGGTGTATTACGATGGTATCTCTTATTCGGGTATCCTGGATGCGTACCGTGAAGTTACAGGGATAGAAGGAATTCCTTACCCGCTCTTTGAAAAGGCGGATGTGATTGTGAATTTCGGTGCCGATTTCCTCGGTACCTGGCTGATGCCAACTGAATTCGCTTTATCCTATGTCAAACGCAGAAAGGTAGAAAAGGAAAAAACAAATATGAGCAGGCATATTCAGCTTGAACCGAATATGTCACTTACAGGAAGCAATGCTGACGAAAGGATACAGATAAAACCATCCGATGAACCGGCAATTATGGTCAGGTTGTATAATCTGATCGCTTCAAAAGCAGGAGGCGAACCTATTCCTGTTCAAAATGCGAATAGTGATCTGCCTCTTGAAAAAATTGCTGCCGAACTTCTTTCTGCAAAGGGAAAATCAATTGTGTTGTCGGGTTCCAACGACATCACGGTTCAAAAGATTGTCATTGCCATAAACCGGCTCCTCGGAAATTTTGGTAATACTCTCGTTACTGACCGTCCCATACTGATAAAGAAAGGATCTGATAAACAGTTATTTGATCTGGTTGGCAGAATGCAGGATGGCCGAGTAGGTGCCGTGCTATTCTATAATACAAACCCTGTGTATGATTACTATGACCAGGGTGCATTTGTAAAGGCGATGGAAAAGACGGAATTAAAAATTTCGTTTAACTCATTTCCTGATGAAACCTCTAATCATTGCGATTATGTTTGTCCCGATTACCATTTTCTTGAATCATGGAATGATTTTGAGCCCAGAAAGGGTATTTACAGTGTTTCACAGCCGACAATCTATCATATATTCGATACCCGCCAGGTGCAGGACAGTTTGCTTACCTGGATGAGTGCACCCGAATCATATGCCGATTTTCTTCGCAATAACTGGAAAAACAATTTATATCCTCAGATTAAAACTGAAAGTGATTTTGAAACTTTCTGGGTAAAACTGTTACAGAACGGTTGTTTTGAAACAAACACAGGTTCGGAATCCGCTGTTCCGTTTAATGCTGATATGAGAAATGTGACTGTACAGGAATCAACCACTAAGTTCGAACTTCAGCTTGTGGTTCCTGTGCCGGTTTCGTCCCCATATCATTCGAATAATCCATGGTTGCAGGAATTACCTGACCCTATTACACGGGTTACCTGGGATAATTATGCTTCGGTTTCCCCGAAACTCGCAGAGGAAAAAGGAATTGAAACCGGGGATATTCTTAAAATCGGTGATCTTGAGATTCCAGCCCTTGTTCAACCCGGACAAAAATTCGAGGTCGTTTCAATTGGACTGAACTATGGAAGAAAAAATGCAGGAAAGGTAGCTGAAAATGTAGGGGTTAATGTTTATCCTTACCTGGCAAGGAGCAAAGATGATACCATCCAATATTATCGTGAAATTCCCGAACCGCTGAAAACAGGTAAAAAGGAAGTCCTTGCACAGAGCCAGACACATCACACCCTTGAAGGCAGAAATATAGTAAGGGAAACCACACTCGCAGAATATAAAAACAAGCCGAATGCCGGCAACGAAATGCATGAGGAATTTGAAAAGATGCATCATACGCTTTATCCTGACCGGGAGTATACTAATTTTCACTGGGGGATGGGCGTTGATCTCAATTCATGCATTGGTTGCGGCGCCTGCACAATCGCGTGCCAGGCTGAAAATAATGTAGCCGTGGTAGGTAAAGAGCAGGTTATCAAGCGTCGTATCATGCATTGGATCAGGATAGACCGTTATTACCTAGGTGCTCCTGAAGCCCCGTCGGTTGTATACCAGCCGATGACCTGCCAGCACTGCGATAATGCACCCTGTGAAAATGTTTGTCCTGTTGCCGCCACCACCCACAGCAATGAAGGGTTGAATCAAATGGCTTATGCACGGTGTGTGGGAACCCGTTACTGTATTAACAACTGTCCCTACAAAGTAAGACGCTTTAACTGGTTCAGGTTTACTGATAACCCTAAATTTGATTACAACCAGGCTTCCGAACTGGGTAAACTGGTTCTCAACCCGGATGTTATCGTGCGTGAACGCGGTGTTGTTGAGAAATGCACATTCTGCGTTCAGCGAATACAGGAAAAGAAACTTGCAGCAAAACTTGAAAACCGGACTTTGCAGGATGGTGAGGTGATTCCGGCATGTGTGCAGGCTTGTCCCGTAGACGCTCTTTCATTCGGAGATCTGAATGACAAGCACAGCAATATTTTCAAATTATATACCAATGAGCGGAATTATCATGTACTTGAGGAATTGCATACATTGCCGAAAATTGGTTATTTAACAAAAGTAAGAAACACAGAAGCCTGA
- the nrfD gene encoding NrfD/PsrC family molybdoenzyme membrane anchor subunit, whose protein sequence is MDAREIRGDLITGNKKMSDVTRDIIRPIEAPAPKWWFIAMGLSTITMLWGLYCMYLTVRFGIGMWNLNNSVGWGWDIINFVWWIGIGHAGTAFSIFLLVLRQKWRTSINRAAEAMTVFAVVCAALFPTLHMGRVWNAFFIFPYPNTRGPLWVNYNSPLFWDFTAITAYLIISASFWYLGMLPDFGTIRDKTKSKIRKAVYGFFAMGWTGSSGQWQRFEALAFVLSGLAAVLVVSVHSIVSTDFASSVIPGWHTTLFPPYFVVGAIFSGFAMVLTLMIMIRVLYKLHNYITDSHLQATAKILTFVSLIMGTAYMTEIFIAWYSGNKYELFTFFHNRITGDFAPQFWVMFVCNALVPQLFWIKKVRSNLFMMFLISLIINVGMWFERFNIIVTSLSKDYLPSSWATYHASWVEVGVFLGTIGIFAIGILLFFRYIPMMAISELKVALTDKENSPHSPSQSGLK, encoded by the coding sequence ATGGATGCCCGAGAAATACGAGGTGATCTGATTACCGGTAACAAAAAGATGTCGGATGTTACACGTGACATTATCCGCCCGATAGAAGCGCCGGCTCCCAAATGGTGGTTTATTGCCATGGGATTAAGCACTATTACTATGTTATGGGGCTTGTATTGCATGTACCTGACTGTCCGTTTTGGGATTGGTATGTGGAACCTGAATAACAGTGTCGGATGGGGCTGGGACATCATTAACTTTGTCTGGTGGATCGGGATCGGCCATGCCGGCACTGCGTTTTCTATCTTTCTCCTGGTTTTGAGGCAGAAATGGCGTACATCAATCAACCGCGCGGCAGAAGCCATGACCGTTTTTGCAGTAGTCTGCGCTGCTCTGTTCCCTACTCTGCATATGGGACGTGTATGGAATGCATTTTTCATTTTTCCTTACCCGAATACGCGCGGTCCCCTGTGGGTCAATTATAATTCCCCGCTGTTCTGGGATTTCACTGCCATTACAGCTTACCTCATCATTTCAGCATCATTCTGGTACCTGGGTATGTTGCCTGATTTCGGTACCATACGCGACAAAACAAAATCGAAAATACGTAAAGCAGTCTATGGCTTTTTTGCTATGGGCTGGACAGGTTCCTCAGGGCAGTGGCAGCGTTTTGAAGCTCTTGCCTTTGTGCTCAGCGGACTGGCAGCTGTACTTGTTGTTTCTGTACATTCAATTGTATCCACCGACTTTGCCTCATCTGTCATTCCGGGATGGCACACTACCCTTTTCCCTCCTTACTTTGTTGTAGGAGCCATCTTCTCAGGTTTTGCGATGGTTCTTACTCTCATGATCATGATCAGGGTGTTGTATAAGCTTCATAATTATATTACCGATTCACATCTCCAGGCAACTGCAAAGATCCTGACTTTTGTGAGCCTTATCATGGGCACTGCATACATGACTGAAATTTTTATCGCCTGGTACTCGGGTAACAAATACGAGTTGTTTACCTTCTTTCATAACCGGATCACCGGCGATTTTGCCCCCCAATTCTGGGTTATGTTCGTATGTAACGCACTGGTGCCCCAGTTGTTCTGGATTAAAAAAGTAAGAAGCAACCTGTTCATGATGTTCCTTATTTCGTTGATTATCAATGTAGGTATGTGGTTTGAACGGTTCAATATTATTGTCACAAGCCTGTCAAAGGATTATCTGCCCTCCAGTTGGGCAACCTATCACGCTTCATGGGTGGAAGTGGGTGTGTTTCTGGGGACCATAGGAATCTTTGCAATCGGTATCCTGCTTTTCTTCCGCTATATTCCTATGATGGCGATCAGCGAGCTTAAAGTGGCCCTTACCGATAAAGAAAACAGTCCGCATTCACCTTCACAATCTGGACTCAAATAG
- a CDS encoding DUF3341 domain-containing protein: protein MEQKKILGIFEDEEKFEHAVKALKDANTEIFELFAPVPVHTAVRMVTGKSRIPTISYFLGIVMMLAVLSFLYYTAVIDWPLNFGGKPTNAFPSFIVVTLILTILSVTLISLLIFSMRAKLYPGKKTTVMDDRAVDDKFIIVLDPHRVTEARDLLLKNGAEEVIQYTGEHE, encoded by the coding sequence ATGGAACAGAAAAAAATACTGGGCATTTTTGAAGACGAGGAAAAGTTTGAACATGCTGTTAAAGCGCTTAAGGATGCAAACACTGAAATTTTTGAACTGTTTGCCCCTGTCCCTGTTCACACAGCTGTGAGGATGGTAACCGGCAAATCACGGATACCTACGATCTCATATTTTCTAGGAATAGTAATGATGCTTGCTGTTTTGTCATTTTTATATTACACAGCCGTTATTGACTGGCCGTTGAATTTCGGTGGAAAACCCACCAATGCCTTTCCTTCATTTATAGTGGTTACCCTTATTCTGACCATCCTTTCAGTTACTCTTATCAGCTTACTAATCTTTTCGATGCGGGCAAAACTTTACCCGGGTAAAAAAACGACGGTTATGGATGACAGAGCTGTGGATGATAAATTTATAATCGTTCTTGATCCGCACCGCGTAACTGAAGCCAGGGATTTACTTTTAAAAAATGGTGCCGAAGAAGTGATTCAATATACCGGAGAACATGAATAA